A genomic stretch from Lathyrus oleraceus cultivar Zhongwan6 chromosome 2, CAAS_Psat_ZW6_1.0, whole genome shotgun sequence includes:
- the LOC127123227 gene encoding uncharacterized protein LOC127123227, translating into MVAGRNDDALAAALTMLAGAISQMNVGDRERDADELCALGKFQRNNPPTFEGAHEPEKAQKWLKKVQFGTHMLEKEAEDWWHNTVQRFDKDGIEVTWALFPKYTAKFKELIKFCPHYNTANAERSKCLKFVIGLRPDIKKAMGYQKIMRFYELVNKSRIYDEDSRESATHYKSLHDNKGKGKFRGKPYDGKKKAGDGKKLSGGRSHTPVKCFSCGVEGHRAPECPEGDVTYFKCGKQGHKSFDCRVGSNVTCYNGGEKGKISTKCNKSKKEQAKGNVFVLSGADTSVEERLIRGTCFINNMPLIAIIDTNATHSFISLNSAKRLNLGLSVMRGSMAIDTPTMGSVTTSFVCLKCLLNICDKDFEVDLVCLPLSQLDVILGIDWLRSNHVYINCFVRAVLFLEPEKEDDLFLSTQQVNKYVRDGVEVFILVASLKLSENGTMGEFPIVRDFPEVFPDEVSVLPPECEVEFMIDLIPVTSLVSMAPYQMSPSELKELKSQLEDLLDKRFIRPSVSLWGAPVLLVKKKEGIMRLCTDYIQLNKVTIKNKYPLPRIDGLMDQLSEEDHVEHLTIVLSVLKEKLLFAKLSKCEFWLKGVSFLGYVISSGGISVDPSKIEAISQWEAPKFVSEIHSFLGLAIYYRKFIEGFSKLSLSLTELTRKGQAFIWTAQCEASFQELKRRLTTAPVLILPNPSEPFVVYCDASLMGLGGVLMQNQQVVSYASRKLKVHERNSPTHDF; encoded by the exons ATGGTTGCTGGAAGGAATGATGATGCGCTTGCGGCGGCATTGACCATGTTGGCTGGTGCCATTTCGCAAATGAATGTTGGTGATCGGGAGCGTGATGCTGATGAGTTATGTGCTTTGGGGAAGTTCCAGAGAAACAATCCGCCAACTTTTGAAGGAGCTCATGAACCTGAAAAAGCTCAAAAGTGGTTGAAG AAGGTGCAGTTTGGCACTCATATGCTTGAGAAAGAAGCTGAGGATTGGTGGCACAACACTGTTCAGAGATTTGATAAGGATGGCATTGAAGTGACTTGGGCACTTTTCC CTAAGTATACTGCAAAGTTTAAGGAGTTGATCAAATTTTGTCCccattacaatactgctaatgctgagagatccAAGTGTCTTAAGTTTGTGATTGGCTTAAGACCTGATATCAAGAAGGCAATGGGTTACCAAAAGATTATGAGATTTTAtgagttggttaacaagagtaGGATCTATGATGAGGATAGCCGTGAGAGTGCTACTCATTACAAATCCTTGCATGATAATAAAGGAAAAGGGAAATTCCGAGGGAAGCCGTATGATGGTAAGAAGAAAGCTGGTGATGGCAAGAAGCTAAGTGGAGGACGATCTCACACTCCTGTCAAGTGCTTCAGCTGTGGTGTTGAGGGACATCGTGCTCCCGAGTGTCCTGAGGGCGATGTGACTTACTTCAAGTGTGGCAAGCAAGGTCATAAATCTTTTGATTGCAGAGTTGGTTCGAATGTGACTTGCTACAACGGTGGTGAGAAAGGGAAGATTAGTACCAAGTGCAACAAGTCGAAGAAGGAGCAAGCCAAAGGGAACGTGTTTGTGTTATCCGGTGCTGATACTTCTGTTGAGGAGAGATTGATTCGAGGTACATGCTTTATTAATAATATGCCTTTGATTGCTATTATCGATACCAATGCGACACATTCTTTTATTTCTTTGAATAGTGCTAAGAGATTGAATCTTGGATTATCTGTTATGCGTGGAAGCATGGCTATTGATACTCCGACTATGGGTTCAGTGACTACTTCATTTGTTTGTTTGAAATGTCTGTTGAATATTTGTGATAAAGATTTTGAAGTTGATTTAGTGTGTCTTCCATTGAGTCAACTTGATGTTATTTTGGGAATAGACTGGTTGAGGTCCAACCAtgtctatatcaattgttttgtGAGAGCTGTTCTTTTTCTTGAGCCAGAGAAGGAAGATGATTTATTCTTGTCTACTCAACAAGTGAATAAATATGTGCGAGATGGTGTTGAAGTGTTTATATTGGTGGCAAGTTTGAAGCTTAGTGAAAATGGAACAATGGGTGAATTTCCAATTGTTCGTGATTTTCCTGAAGTGTTTCCTGATGAAGTTAGTGTTTTGCCGCCTGAATGTGAAGTTGAGTTCATGATTGATTTGATTCCTGTTACTAGTCTGgtatcgatggctccgtatcaGATGTCAccatctgagttgaaagagttgaagagtcaactaGAGGATTTGCTTGATAAGAggtttattcgtccgagtgtgtcactGTGGGGTGCGCCTGTCttgttagttaagaagaaagaaggtattATGAGGTTGTGTACGGATTACATACAACTGAATAAGGTTACTATTAAGAATAAGTATCCGCTTCCGAGGATTGATGgtttgatggatcagttg agtgaagaggatcatgTTGAGCATTTGACGATTGTTTTATCGGTATTGAAAGAGAAGCTGTTGTTTGCTAAACTTTCAAAGTGCGAGTTTTGGTTGAAGGGAGTGAGCTTCCTTGGCTATGTGATCTCTAGTGGTGGTATTTCAgttgatccttctaagattgAGGCTATATCTCAATGGGAAGCGCCGAAATTTGTGTCTGAGATTCATAGTTTTCTTGGTTTGGCAATTTATTATCGAAAGTTTATTGAAGGCTTTTCTAAGTTATCTTTGTCGTTAACGgagttgactaggaaaggtcaagctttcatttggactgCACAGTGTGAAGCTAGTTTTCAAGAGCTGAAGAGGAGATTGACTACTGCTCCTGTTTTGATTTTACCGAATCCATCAGAACCatttgttgtgtattgtgatgcttctttgatgggttTAGGAGGTGTGTTAATGCAGAATCAACAAGTTGTATCTTATGCTTCAAGGAAACTCAAAGTGCATGAGAGGAATTCTCCGACTCATGATTTCTAA
- the LOC127123228 gene encoding uncharacterized protein LOC127123228, with the protein MGRITDFLGAPQPAVRRRPNQVIIQGEEPTIDQVRPQRQAPDERVTGARLEQQPIRREVPEEQPRRVIMVNRDQDADEVIHRVRRENMMENDLTSMIERIMAQNGLNTGLRWPNYCSPLSEYVLQTELPRGCKIPKFTKFSGDTSESTIEHIARYMTEAGDLANSENLRMKYFPSSVTKNTFTWFTTLPPNSIDAWPQLERLFHEQFYMGQTKISLKELASIKRKFTEPIDDYLNRLCLLKSRCFIIVPEHELVEMAAGGLDYSIRKKANKNYKKERVAYVEFEDEASEIAEDPYGLEDFEVDLAKLKEAPPYASKLLTPSNGRNPVETEKNERFPKKTYTFDVTKCDEIFDLLVKDGQMIVPPDTKIPLLEQRKKRGFCKYHSFLGHKTSQCFLFRDLIQNAIRDGRLKFADKGKNQMKVNIDPLNVVETNYV; encoded by the exons ATGGGACGCATAACAGATTTTCTAGGCGCCCCACAACCTGCTGTTCGACGCAGGCCAAACCAGGTTATAATCCAAGGAGAAGAACCAACGATAGATCAGGTTCGACCACAAAGGCAAGCCCCTGACGAAAGAGTCACGGGGGCAAGATTAGAACAACAGCCAATTCGACGGGAAGTCCCTGAAGAACAACCTAGGAGAGTGATAATGGTTAATAGAGACCAGGACGCAGACGAAGTAATTCATAGGGTCAGGAGGGAAAACATGATGGAAAATGACCTAACCAGTATGATAGAGAGAATCATGGCCCAGAATGGTCTAAACACAGGACTTCGATGGCCAAATTATTGTTCTCCTCTATCAGAATATGTCCTGCAAACAGAATTACCAAGGGGTTGTAAAatccctaagttcaccaaattctcagggGATACTAGTGAATCCACTATAGAGCATATAGCCAGATACATGACTGAGGCAGGGGATTTGGCGAACAGTGAGAACTTGAGGATGAAATATTTCCCTAGTTCTGTAACAAAGAACACCTTCACGTGGTTTACGACTTTGCCACCAAATTCCATAGATGCTTGGCCCCAGTTAGAAAGACTGtttcatgaacaattctacatgggccAAACTAAGATAAGCCTTAAGGAATTAGCCAGCATCAAGAGAAAATTCACCGAACCTATAGATGATTATTTGAATAGGTTATGTTTGTTAAAGTCTAGATGCTTTATAATAGTGCCTGAACacgagttggtcgaaatggccgctggAGGTCTGGACTATTCCATCAGGAAAAA AGCGAATAAGAATTATAAGAAAGAGAGGGTTGCTTATGTCGAATTCGAAGACGAAGCGTCTGAAATTGCTGAAGACCCCTATGGTCTTGAGGATTTCGAAGTAGATTTGGCAAAATTAAAAGAAGCACCACCCTACGCCAGCAAATTACTTACACCGTCAAATGGCAGAAATCCTGTCGAAACTGAAAAGAACGAGAGATTTCCCAAAAAGACTTACACATTTGACGTTACCAAATGTGACGAGATCTTCGATCTATTAGTAAAAGATGGCCAAATGATAGTGCCTCCTGATACCAAGATTCCTCTGTTAGAACAACGAAAGAAACGAGGTTTCTGTAAATATCACAGTTTTTTGGGCCATAAAACTTCACAAtgctttcttttcagggatcttattCAGAACGCAATCAGAGATGGCCGCCTCAAGTTCGCCGACAAAGGAAAAAACCAGATGAAAGTTAATATTGATCCCCTTAACGTTGTTGAGACCAACTATGTTTAA